In Chitinophagaceae bacterium, the genomic window AAGAAAATAATGAAGTTGTAGTTCAGGGCCCTAACGGCTCTATCTCTCAACAATTCTCTCCTGAAATGATAATTTCAATGGAGGAGGGGAATATTATAGTGAAAAGACCATCAGAGCAGAAAAGGCATAAAGCGCAACACGGATTAATCCGTACCTTAGTTGCAAATATGATAACCGGTGTAAGTGATGGTTATAAAAGAACACTTGAAGTGAATGGTGTTGGTTATCGTGCTTCTAATCAGGGACAAATATTGGAGCTTTCCGTAGGGTATAGCCACCCGGTATACATGGAAATACCTGAGGAAGTAAAACTTTCAACAGAAACTAAAAAGGGATCACCCCCAAAGATACTTTTGGAGTCTAATGATAAACAGCTTTTAGGTTTAGTTGCATCTAAAATTAGAGCCATTA contains:
- a CDS encoding 50S ribosomal protein L6, which gives rise to MSRIGNLPIPIPEKVKVEIKENNEVVVQGPNGSISQQFSPEMIISMEEGNIIVKRPSEQKRHKAQHGLIRTLVANMITGVSDGYKRTLEVNGVGYRASNQGQILELSVGYSHPVYMEIPEEVKLSTETKKGSPPKILLESNDKQLLGLVASKIRAIRKPEPYKGKGIKYSDEILRRKAGKTAAK